Genomic window (Sulfurimonas sp.):
ATTTGAGAAAACCTATTGATATAAAAAAACTTTATGAGGTTTTATTAAGATATATCCCTAAAAATAACTCTAAATCTTTAAAAATTATTGAGTATAATTCTAACTTAGAGTTAATAAATTTTAATAAGATAGATGTAAACTTAGGATTAAAACAAGTAGGTGGCAATAAAGTTTTATACACAAAAATATTAAAAAGTTTTTATAATGAATATAGAGAACTTAACTTAGAAAAACTACAAATAAAAGAGTTTGAAATAGTTATGCATACACTTAAAGGTTTAAGTAGAAGCATCGGAGCAATAGACTTGCATAAAGAACTTGAAAAAGAGTTAAATCAAGAAAGTGAAACTCTCGTACCTTTATACTTTGAGTTGAGTAAGGTTATAGATGAGTTGAGTTTGATTAAAGAAGAAAAACTGAAAAATGATGAAGAACTTAAGAGCATTAGTGAAGAAAATGTTTTAAAAATGTTTAAACAGCTTATAGAGTGTTCAAAAATAAAACGACCTTTGCGGTGCAAGGTAATAGTCCAAGAGTTACAAAAGTATAGTTTAAATGCTAATGATGAAAAGATATTTAAAAGAGTAACTATATTGATAAATTCTTATAAATTTAACGAGAGTATAGATATTTTAGGAGATTACATAGATGCAAAAGAGTAAAAGAACAATTCTTATAGTCGATGATACGAAAATAAACATAGACATCTTACTAGATTTGTTAAGTGATTATGATGTCGCAGTTGCAATAGATGGAAAAAGTGCCATAGAGATAGCTACTGGAGAATGTCCAGACTTGATTTTGCTAGATCTTATGATGCCAGAGATGGATGGCTTTGAAGTATGCGAAATTTTAAAATCAAAAGATGATACAAAAGATATACCTATTGTATTTATAACAGCAAAAACAGATGAAGATTCCATAGAAAGAGCTTACGAGGTTGGTGGTATAGACTATGTTGTAAAACCGTTTAAACCGCGAGAACTTTTAGCGCGAGTAAAAACACAGCTAAAACTAAAAGAACTTTTAGAACATCTTGAATTTATAGCTTCACATGATGAGATGACAGGCATCTATAACAGAAGAAAGTTCTTCTATGAAGCAAATAAAAAATTTGAAGATTCAAAAGAGGGTTTGTTTGCAGTAATGATAGATATAGACCACTTTAAAAGTATAAATGATAGCTATGGGCATCCTCTAGGCGATAAAGTCATAAAACTTATAACTTCAACGATTGCTGAAAATATTTTAAAAGATTGTATATTTGGTAGAATTGGTGGAGAAGAGTTTGCTCTACTTTGCCGTGAGAATTATAAAGATGAGTTAGTCAATAATATTGAGAGTGTAAGAAGAAGTATAGAAAAACTAGAAATTATTAGTGACTCTAAAAAAAGTGTAAAATTTACCATAAGCAATGGCATCGCACAAGCGGATGCAAACACTAAAAATTTAGATGAACTTTTAAAAGAGGCAGATATTGCTCTTTATAAAGCTAAAGATTGTGGTCGCAATAAGGTGGTTTTTAGATAAATCACTTGTTTTCTAGCTTTGTAAACATTTCAAAGTTAAAGTATTTGTCTATTTTGTAGTTACTTACACTTACTCCAATGTTAGAGTTTTTTATAAGGTCTTGTTCTAAAATTATTTGGGCATCTATACATTTAGCACTAGAAGTTAGAACTATAAAATCATCTCCATGATAACGAATAATCATATCTGTTTTAAAAAGTGTAGTTAAAAGTTCGGCAAAATCTTGTAAAAACTTATTGCCATTTTCCCAGCCATTTTCTTGATTAAAGAGTGTGAATTTTTTTAAGTCTATAATATTTAAGCATTTATATTTATGTTCATTTGTATTTAAAAGAGTAAGTAAATAATCTTCATTATAAAGTCCTGTTAGAGCATCATGAAAAAAGTATGACATTCTTCTTTGTTCTAATTCTGAGGTTGGCATCTGTGAAGTTGTGTCAATATTTACATCTTTTAAAGCAGTTATAGCTGCATCTACTACAAAAGGGTGAAACTGTGTGCCACTTGCATGTTTAAGTTCATCTATGGCTTCTTCTATGCTTTTTCTAGGTCTATATATCCTGTTTGTTGTCATAGCGTCAAAGGCATCAGCGACTATCATAATATGAGAGAGCATCGGTATATCTTCAGGTGATGAGGTTCTAGGATAACCTTTTCCATCATATCTTGAATGATGAAAGCGAATGATAGTTGCCAAATCTTTATAGATGCTAATTTTTTCAAGCATATCCGCACCAACTTCTGAGTGTTGTTTAATAAGTTCATACTCTAGTTGAGAGAGTTTACCTGGTTTTAAAAGTATGGTATCAGGTGTAGCAACTTTACCTATATCATGTAAGATAGCAGCTTTTTCAAGTCTATGTATTTCTTTTTCATTTAAACCTAACTCTATGGCTATAAGCGCACAGTATTCAGCAACTCTGATTGTATGTCCTGCTGTGTAAGTATCGCGTTGTTCTATGATGTTTACAAAGGCAAGTATAGTTTCTTCATAGTTAGCTGTTTTTTCTTTCTCCATAGCGAGTATAGAATCTCTTTGTTTATGAGAGTAAAGTGCTATGGAAATATCATGTGCCATATTTTCTAAGATTTTTATTTCTTCTATCTCAAAACCTGTTTCTTTTGAAGAAAAAACGGTTATCACTCCAAAAATATCATTTTCAAAACCATGAAGAAGAGGTAAAACTATCATCCATCTAAGGTTAGTATCTTCTTCTCTTCTATGTAAATTTTCACTAAGTAAACATTGTTCAATTTTTTCTATAATAGGATGCTTGAGTTTTGTGGCTTTTACGATGGCGTTTATAAAATAGTTCTCTTTTTCGAATTCTTTAAGGGAAATAATATTTTGGGGGATAAGAGCTTTTTTTTCTGATGATTGAGATACTATGTCCAAAATATCGTTTCGTATAAGTCCAGAAACTACAAGAGAGTAAACTTTGTTTTCGTGAAGTTTTGTTGTTGCATCTGTTAAAATAGTTTTAGTCGAATAAGAAGTTATGAGAAGTTCATTTACCTCTGTGATGACTTGTAGAACATCTTTTAGATGCTTCTCATGTGAAATAACAACTTCTAAGTCATGGGTTCTTTGAGAAACTGTTTTTTCAAGTATATCTTTTGCATTTTCTATCTCATATTGGCGTCTGTAAAAGAGAGTTATAATCCAAATTAAAATAGAAGTAAGCACAAGAGATACTAACAAAACAGATACTATGGAGTTAGAAGTTTTTTCTTCTAAAATAAGCATCTGTTTAGTATGAAGTTTAGTGGGGATAGAAACTCTAATGCCACCTCTAATATCTCCAACTTTATAACCTTGGTGTTCATGACATTTTAGACAGGTTTTTGTTGTTACTAAGGCACCCATAAAATCAAAACTATTTTCTTTATCATTAAAGTTGTAGAAATATTTTTCATCTTTATGAAGTTCAAAATACTTTAAGGCTTGTATTTCAAATTTGTCTGCTTTGTTTGAAGAGTTTATAGGTTTTAGGCTTGTGGTTTTGTAATGGTAAGTACCTCTTTTATTTGAAATTTCTGATATTTGTCTTGTCATCCAAGCAGGGTTTATTTTTATAAGTGTTTCATTTTTATCTGTAAGAAGAGTGTTGTTTTTTAAATAAAAATTTGGCTTTAGTCCATCTTTTGCTTTCACATAAACACCGCCATACTGAGCATACCAAAAGCGAGTATCGATCATGCCTTGAAAATGAGCTTTAGCCTCTTGAACTACTTGTTGCTCGGAGAGAAGTTTTGTGTTTTTAGAGGATGATAAGATTTCATAAATGATAAAAAAAGTGATAAGGATTATAAATAAACTAACTGTAAGAATCGAGATTAATTTTTGGTTAATTTTTAGCATAACTAAAGTTTATCACTTTTAAAATTAAGATATCCTTTTTTTTACTCTGGTCTTTTTGCAATAAACCTTAGCCAAAAGAAACCAAAAAGTCCTGCAAAAAGTGAAGCAGCTAAAATGCCGACTTTTGCTTGAAAGATAAGATTATTTTGACCTAAAAATGCTAAATCTGCAACAAATATACTCATAGTAAAACCAATCCCACCTAAAAAAGCAACACCAAAAATCTGACTCATTGTTGAGCTTTCTGGCAGTTTTGCAATACCTAGCTTTATAGCAATCCAAGCAACTCCAGCGATGCCTAAAACTTTTCCTAAAATAAGACCTGCGATGATTCCTAAAGATACAGGCTCTAAAACAGTAGTACCAATAGATGAAAAATCAATAGCAATTCCAGCATTTGCAAGTGCAAAAAGAGGAATAACCACTAAACTCACAGGCAGATGCAAACTGTGTTCTAATCTCGCGGCAGGTGCTTCAACAGCTAAGATACGCTCTTTCATATTTGTAAGTATTGCTTTTTGGTTTTCATGCATTGTGTTGTCTGTTGCAACTGGGTAGTTATCATACTCATCAAGTAAATTTCTTGCACTGTTTGAAAAATCAACAGCAGTTCGTTTTGCTTTTGAAGGAATAGCAAAAGCAGCGATAACCCCAGCGATAGTTGCATGAACCCCAGATTCAAGCATAAAAAACCACATAAATAAGCCAATTAAAAAATAAGGTAAAATAGTATGAATACCAAAACGGTTAAAAAGAACCATAACTCCAAAAGAACCACCTGCTAACATAAGTGGTAAAAAGTTAATTTGGTCTGTATAAAAAATAGCGATAACTAAAACTGCTCCAAGGTCATCAACGATAGCAAGAGCGACTAAAAATGTCACTAATGCAGGAGAAACCCTTTTACCCAAAAGAACTAAAGCACTAATGGCAAAAGCGATATCTGTTGCCATTGGAATTCCCCAACCAGCAGCACTTTCTGTCCCATAGTTTATGCTAGTGTAGATTAAAGCAGGAAGTACCATTCCACCAATAGCAGCTAAGATAGGAAGCATTGCTACTTTTATGTTTGAAAGTTCACCGATTAAAATTTCGCGTTTTATCTCTAAACCAACCATAAAGAAAAAGATAGCCATTAAGCCATCATTTATCCAATGATGAATAGTGTGAGATAGTTTCCATTCTCCAACATTAAAGTCTATCTTCATGTGAAAAAAGTGAGAGTATATTTCATAAAGAGGAGAGTTTGCTAAAAGTAGGGCAATAATGGTCATAAACATTAAAACCAAACCTGTGGTAGTTTGAGCGTGTAAAAAGTGTTCAAATGGAGTCGAGATTTTATTAAAAGCTTTTTCCCATGGTGCGTAAAGTTTCATTGTCTTCCTTGAAAAATATATCTAATTATAACTAAACAAAGAGAACTAAATAAATATGAGTATAATCCGCATATGAATTTACAAAAGTATAAAAATAAAACTGTTTTACTATTTGGAAAGAGTCGTGCTTTTAGTAATGATGAGTTTAAAGCACAGATGCATTTTCACAAGATAAACATAACAGATGAAATCGATGAAAATGTGGTACTTGTAGTAGATGGCAAGATGATGACACCTTATGAGCAAAATGCTAGTGAGGAACTTTATAAGCAAAGTAAACATGAGTTTATGGATATAGATGCCCTTGAGAGAGAACTTGCACAAACCATAGATGGAGATACTCTTTTGATGAGTTTAAAACTCTCTCACGATAAAGATAGGTTAAAAGATTTTTTAACAAATTCGATGGTAACAGATGAAATTTTTTTTAAACTTTTAAAGATGTACAACTGGAACAAAGAAGACTTTTTTGATAATGATGACAATAGAGATGTAAGTGCCGCTTTTATATCTCGTTTTTATGAAAATATAGAAAGAAATCATAATGTACAGTACGCTACAACAGGTTTTATTCATTTAGTGGCTCAGGCTAAAAATAAAACTCTACTTCAACACATTGTAAATCTTCAACCACTTAGTTTTCACCCAAGACTTAAATGCGCAATCGCTATGAATGTTTTTAGCGATTTAGAGATGCAAAAGCTGTTTTTTAAAAGTGGTGATGAGAGAATTTTTGAAGCACTTTCTTTTAACAAAAGCCTAGATGCTACTTTGGTAAAAGAGTTTTTAAATGATGAGGTTTTGGCAAATAATATGGCTTTAACAATCTCGTTAAATAAAGGACTTTTTGAAACTCTAAAAAAGTATAAAACCTCAATATCACAAAATGAAAGCCTAAGTTTAGAGATGCAAAAAGAACTTTTAAATTTAAAAGAAAATGATGTTGATTTTTCCCTTGCACAAAATAATGAACTTGATATATCGATAATAAATATACTCCTTCAAGAGGGTGATGAAAATATAAATAGTGTTATTTATGAAAATACTTCAACACCAAAAGAGATATTGCAAGTTGCATATCAAGATGAAAAAAATCATGCTTCTTTAGCTAAAAATGAAAACACTCCCATAGATATTTTGTATCAGCTTCAACTTGATGCTAGGTATGAAAGAAGTGTAAAAACAAATGCTGGATATGGAAAACATATACAAAGTGAAAATTTAGGATGGTTAGTCTAATGAAAGCCTCAAAGTTAATAAGTTCAATTTCCGCTCTCATAGAGCAAAAAGTTCCAAGTTTTTTATGGGGAGCGCCAGGAGTTGGTAAATCTTCAATAATTAAGCAAATAGCACAATCAAAGGGTATGGAATTTATAGACTTAAGACTCGCTCTTATGGATCCAACTGACCTTAAAGGCATCCCATTTTATGACAAAGACTCACATACTGCACTTTGGGCGCCACCAGCTTTTTTACCAAAAGAGGGAAGGGGTATTTTATTTTTAGATGAGTTAAATACAGCAGCTCCAAGTGTTCAAGCATCTGCATATCAACTTATCTTAGATAGAAAAGTTGGTGAATATTGTCTTCCTTCAGGTTGGGCAATAATTGCTGCAGGAAATCGTGAAAGTGATAGAGGAGTAACATATAGAATGCCTGCTCCTTTAGCAAATAGATTTGTTCATTTTGAGATGGAAGTTGACGCTTGTGATTGGAGAGATTGGGCGTATGAAAAAGGTATAGATGCAAAAATAATTGCTTACATCGCTTACAAAAATGAGCATCTTTTTACTTTTGATGCTAAAAGTGATACTAAAAGTTTTGCAACTCCAAGAAGTTGGGAATATGTAGATGCCATACTTAAAAGTAGTATAGATGCTGAGTTACTTCTAGATGCTATTAGTGGTGCAGTTGGTAAAGATGTTGCAGTTGGCTTTTTACAGTTTGTAAAAGTTATGACTAGACTTCCAAATATAGAGGATATTTTAAACACAGGTGAGGGTGAATACTCTGATGAGGTTGATGTTCTTTACGCTCTAAGTGTTGGCTTAGTTAGTGGAGTTTTTAAAGAAAATAGCGATGAAAAACTAGATAATCTACTAAACTACACATTAAAACTAAAAAGTGAATTTGCGGTTATGTGTGTTCAAGACTTGCAAAGAAACGGTGTTAAAATGGAACACTCTAAAGTTTTTAAAGAGTGGGTTAAGCAGTTTGCTTATCTTTTGGCTTAAAGAAAAGGTACTTATTGTATTTTTAGATAAAATAGAATATAAAATTATCAGGCACAAAATATGAACAAATCAAATATAAACCTAAGAATAAGAAACTCAACAGCAGAATTTTTAATCTACAAATCAGACAATCAAGATGTTAAAGTAGATGTACTTTTACATGATGAAAACATTTGGCTTACTCAAGAGCAAATGGCACAGTTGTTTGGTAAAGCAAAATCAACTATCAATGAACATATTAAAAATATTTTTAAAGATGAAGAGCTTATAGAATCGCAAGTTATGCAAAAATTCGGAAATTCCGAATTTCAGAAAAAACAAACAAATTATTATAATCTTGATACTATTATATCTGTTGGGTATAGAGTAAAATCTATCCAAGGCATAAGATTTAGACAGTGGGCAACTAAAAGGTTACAAGAGTACATCATCAAAGGTTTCACAATGGATGATGAAAGACTTAAAAATCCCCAACAACAATTTGGAAAAGATTATTTTAAAGAGCAATTAGAACGAATAAAAGATATCCGTTCTAGTGAAAGAAGATTTTATCAACAAATAACAGATATTTATAGTGAATGTAGTATCGATTATGATAAAAACTCACAATACACAAACAACTTCTTTGCCACAGTTCAAAATAAACTACATTGGGCTATAGCAACTCAAACTGCATCTGAAATAATATATTCAAGAGCTAATCATGAAAAAAACAATATGGGATTAAGCACTTGGAAAAATGCACCAACAGGAAGAATAAGAAAAACTGATGTCATTGTTGCTAAAAATTATCTATATGAAAAAGAATTAAAATCATTAAATAGAATCGTAACAATGTATCTTGATTATGCAGAAGACCAAGCTGAGAGAAATATACCAATGACCATGAAAGATTGGAGTCAAAAATTAAATGCTTTTTTACAATTTAATGAACGAGATATTTTACAAAATGCTGGAAAAGTTACAGCTGTAATTGCAAAAGAATTTGCCATTAGTGAATTTGAAAAATATAAAGTTATTCAAGATAAATCATACAAAAGTGATTTTGATATGTTACTTCAAGAGTTAGACAAAGATGTACGGTGATACAAAAGAAAATCTCTCAAGCAAAAGCTAAACTTTTAGTTGAGTACCCATTTTTTGGAACTATTGCTTCACGCTTAAAGCTTATTTCAAATGATGATATTCAAGCTTTTAAAAGTGATGGTATTTTTCTTGAATATAATAGTGATTATTTAGAGTCATTAACAATAAATGAGATGGAATTTGTTTTTGCAAATGGTGCGATGCACGCGTCTTTGGCTCACGAGCATCGTAAAAACAACAGAAGTGGTTGGCTTTGGCAACTCTCCACTGACTACGCAATAAATGATATGCTTGTTGAAAACGGACTTCATCGTCCAGACCTAGCACACTACTCAAAAAGATTTAGTGGATTATATGCAGAAGAGATATATGAAGAGTTAAAAGCCGATATTCTTCGTGATGAGTTGGAGTATGAAGCAGAGACACAAGATGATGTGCAAAATCAAGATGCCGAGAATTCTCAAGAGGAACAACTTTTTGATGAGTTTGTAAAATCTACTTTAGATGCTGAAGAAGCAAAAGAGGCTTTAGCATCTGGACTCCATAGATTTTTTAAACTAGGTCTGAAGTCTAAGGTTGATTGGAGAGATGAGTTAAGAGTTGCGATAGATAGATTTTATAAAGATGACTATGCTCAGATGCCACCAAATAAGAAGTTTCTTCATTTAGGATTTTATCTACCTTCAAATATAAGTCAAAGGTTCAAACTTGTTATAGCAGTTGATAGTTCAGGCTCAGTTGATGAAACTCTTTTAAGTGAATTTTTAAATGAGCTAAATTTTTTGATGAATACAATTCCATCTTATGAAATCAACTTACTTGTATGTGATGATAAGATAAATTCACATAATATTTTTTATAGTGGAGATAGACTTGAAGTAGATATACAAGGTGGTGGAGCAACAGACTTTAGACCTGTGTTTGAGTTTGTTCAAGAAAACTTGCAAGATACACAGCTACTTCTTTACTTTAGTGATTTAGAAGGAACTTTTCCAAAAAAAGAACCATCTTACATGGTAAAGTGGATAAGTCCAAATGAAAAAGAAGTTCCATTTGGAGAAGTTATAGTTTTAAAAGATTAGTCAAAAACTACTTGATTTTTTCCATTTTGTTGAGCTTGAAGCAACATCATATCAGCTTGAGATATTGTTTCTTCAAGATTATCTTCAGTATGTAGTGAAACACCTATGGAAACTGTACATTTTATATAGTCATTATTTTTAGTAGTAAAACCAGACTTTTCGACTTCTTGGCGTAATCTTTCAAAAATATCAGTAGCACTATATCTATTTATATTTTTTAAAATTATGCAAAATTCTTCGCCTTCAAATCTAGCTACAAAATCTCTGTAATTAGTTTTAGTTCTTAGAATTTCAGATAAATTAATGATGGCTTCATCACTAATATCTTGACCAAATTTTTTCTCTATCTCTTTAAAGTTATCAATATTTACAATTCCAACAGCAAACTGTTCACCACTCACTTTAGCGTCTTGGGAATACTCTTTCATGTGTTTATAAAAATAACGATGATTGTAAAGACCTGTGAGAACATCTCTATTTGCATAGTTGGTTATAAATTGAATATTTTCTAAGGCTTCAATAGAGTTATGAATACGACAGAAAAATTCTTCTTTAGAATAAGGCTTTTTAATATAGTCGTTTGCCCCTTGTTTTAAAAATATTGCATTTGTTTCTTCATCATCACTTGAAGATAATACCATGACACAAAGTTCTGATTTTTTGTATTTTTTTCGTATCTCTTTAGTTAGCTCAAGTCCATTCATAACGGGCATATTATAATCAGTAAGCACTAAAGATATATCTGGGTTTTCATTTAGCATGCCAAGTGCTTCTTCTCCATGATTTACAGCTATTACTTTAAAAAAAAGATTTTCTAGTGTTTCTTTTAAAATTTTGCGAAATATCATAGAGTCTTCAACTACTAAAATCGTGTGTTCTTGATTTTTTTCTAAGCGTTGTATGGTTTGTATGACATAGTTTATATCGTTAACGCCACTTTTATTTATGTAGTCAATGATATTTTTTTTAAGAATCTTTTTTCGAAACTCTTTGTCGATATTTGCACTAAGTACAATGACTTTGTGTCCTGTTTTTAAAACATAATCTACGACTTGAGCTTCTTGAGTGTCTGGAAGATTTATATCAAGTATAGTTAAAAAGTATTTGTATTTTTTTAAAAAAAGTTTTGCTTCTGAGAGTTTGTAAGCTATGTCCACTTCATACTTTAAGGAAATAGAGATTTTTCTAGCAATAAGTTTGGCAAGTGTTTGGTTGTCTTGGACGATTAGTATTCTTTTCATGGATGTATTATAGTATAATTTTTTTATGAATTATTTAGAAGATATTTTACAAGATTTAGATAAAAAACAAAACATATTTTTAACTGGGGGAGCTGGTGTTGGTAAGACTACAATAACTAGAGAAGTTATAGAGCATTTTGAAAATGAGGCTAAAAAAGTCGCAAAACTAGCATCTACGGGAATGGCAGCAACGCTTATAAACGGACAAACTCTTCATAGTTTTTTAGATTTGGGTATAGCATCTAGTATTGAGGAGTTAGAAAAATCTGGCAAATTTTTGATAAAGAAGAAGATAAAAAAACTCATCTCTAGTATGAGTCTTATAGTTATAGATGAGATTTCTATGGTTAGTGATACTTTGATGCAAATGATAAAACTTCGCTTAAATCAAGCCGACTTTAAGGGCTGTGTTTTAGTAGTTGGTGATTTTTTACAACTTCCTCCCGTTGTTCGTGGAGGTGGTGAGGTAAAGTTTGCTTTTGAGTCAGAATCTTGGAATGAGTTTGAGTTTAAAAAAATTGAGCTTACACATATATACAGAACTGATGATAAAAAATTTATAGAACTCCTAGGAAGTATTCGAGATGGTTTCGTTGATGAGGATATTCACAATCAACTAAATGAATTTATAAAACCTTTGCCTGAGGATTTAGGTGAGTTCACTTTTCTTTTTGGTAAAAATATCTCAGCATCAAGACATAATAAAAAGCAACTTGCATATATAGATGATGAACTTTTTGTGAAAGTTGCGCAGGTTATAAAACATACTAAAAGTGTTAAAGATGTAGAAGTAGATAGGTTTATGAGTGACTCGCGAATAGATAAAGAGTTAGAGTTGAAAATAGGAGCACCTGTTCTCTTTACAAGAAACTCTTGGAACTATTTTAACGGAGAGAGAGGAATAATAGTAAATGTAGAACCAAATTTTGTACATGTTCGCAAAAGTGATACTAAAGTTGTAAAGCTTGAAGTAGTTGCTCAAAGTAAGTCTAAGTGGAGTGAAAAAAGTGTGGATGGGCAAAAAGAGATGCTTGAAGTTGCCCAACTAAGTGTATATCAGTTTCCAATCAAGCTCGCTTTTGCTATTACTATTCATAAATCACAAGGCATGTCTATAGAAGATTTGATTATTGAGACAAATGAAATATTTGCACCATCTCAGTTTTATGTAGCAATCTCAAGAACTTGTAATCCTAAAAGGTTAAATCTTATCGCACCCACTTGTCAGTGGCACAAAATAGTCTTTGTAAATAGTAAAGCTTTGGGGTTTGTGAAAACTACACAATAGGGTAGTCTGATTTTTTATGATATACTTTGGATATACATTAGGAGTTTGTTATGACTGCAACTATATCAAAGTGGGGAAATTCACAAGGGCTTAGATTTCCAAAAAATATTATGAAAGATTTGCACTTATCAATCGGTGATAAGGTAAATATATTTGTTGAAAATAATAAAGCTATTATAGAACCTGTTTTAAAAGAAAAAATCAAATATGATATAAATGAACTTGTTTTAAAAATCCCAAAAGATTATAAAGCAAAAGAAGAGATGACTTTATCAGTTGGACTAGAAGAATGGTAAATCAGTACATTCCTCAAAAAGGTGATTTAGTCATACTCACATTTGACCCATCAGCCGGACATGAACAACAAGGCAGAAGACCAGCACTTATAATTTCAAATGAAGTTTTTAACAGGCATGTAGGCTTAGCAATAGCTTGTCCAATAACAAACACTGAGAGAAACTTTCCCTTTCATGTAAATGTAGATAGCGATAAATTAACTGGTTTTATAATGACTGAGCAGATAAAGTCAATAGATTATACAGCTAGAAAAGTTAAGTTTGTTGAAAAAGTTAACGATGAGGTTATGGCTAAAGTTTTAGGAATTGTTGAGAGTGTTATTTTTGACTAACAGACAACGCACAGAGTGCGTTATTTGAATAAGTGAATAAAGACTATAGTTTGTCTTCGTTTTTACCAAGATACTCAGCTACACCTTCAGTTGTTGCTTTCATACCTTCATCACCTTTTTGCCAACCAGCAGGACAAACTTCACCAAACTCATCAGTAAACTGCATAGTATCTACCATTCTAAGCATCTCATCGATATTTCTTCCAAGTGGAAGGTCATTGATAACTGCGTGACGAACTACACCTTGTGCATCTATAAGAAATGAACCACGAAGTGCTACTGCCCCGCCAAAAAGTACATCATAATCTTTAGATATTTGTTTTGTAAGGTCAGCTACTAGTGGGTACCCAACTCTACCGATACCACCATTATTTACAGGAGTTTCTCTCCATGCGAAGTGAGAAAATTGACTGTCAACAGAAACACCTATAACATTTACGCCACGCTCGTTAAAGTCTTTGAGTCTATGGTCAAAAGCGATAAGTTCAGATGGACATACGAAAGTAAAATCTAGTGGATAAAAAAAGATAACAGTACCTTTTTTCCCCATATTTTCACTAAGTTTAAAATCTTCAACGATTGAACCGTCACCTAAAACTGCTGTTGCTGTAAAATCTGGAGCTTTGTTTGTTACTAACATATTTATATGTCCTTTGTATTTTAATTTATGGCGGAATTTTAACTAAAAATAATTAATAGTTGTTAGCTAAAGCAAAGTAGTGAAATTATTTAAGGATAATTTTTATCTTTTAGTTTTAGTTATAATTTTATAAAAATATATAGAGGTATAAGTGATTATCAAAAAAATAATTTATATTCTTCTCTCATTATGTATAGTTCTTTTAACAATATTTGTTATTTTATCTTTATATTATAGAGTAGATAGTCTTGTTTTTTCTACGATATATATATTGTTTTTTTTACTATCTTCAATATTTGCAATCATTTCTTTAAAGTTAAAACGCTTTCGTTTTGTCGCATGGGTAGTTTATATCATTTTGTTTAGTGCATGGTTTCTTTGGTATGAAAATATTCAGCCATCAAATGATAAAAATTGGCAAAAAGATGTAGCAGTTTTATCGTATGCAACTCAGGATAATAATCTTATAACAGTTCATAATATTCGTAATTTTAAGTACATTACAG
Coding sequences:
- a CDS encoding DUF2201 family putative metallopeptidase — encoded protein: MIQKKISQAKAKLLVEYPFFGTIASRLKLISNDDIQAFKSDGIFLEYNSDYLESLTINEMEFVFANGAMHASLAHEHRKNNRSGWLWQLSTDYAINDMLVENGLHRPDLAHYSKRFSGLYAEEIYEELKADILRDELEYEAETQDDVQNQDAENSQEEQLFDEFVKSTLDAEEAKEALASGLHRFFKLGLKSKVDWRDELRVAIDRFYKDDYAQMPPNKKFLHLGFYLPSNISQRFKLVIAVDSSGSVDETLLSEFLNELNFLMNTIPSYEINLLVCDDKINSHNIFYSGDRLEVDIQGGGATDFRPVFEFVQENLQDTQLLLYFSDLEGTFPKKEPSYMVKWISPNEKEVPFGEVIVLKD
- a CDS encoding AbrB/MazE/SpoVT family DNA-binding domain-containing protein, whose product is MTATISKWGNSQGLRFPKNIMKDLHLSIGDKVNIFVENNKAIIEPVLKEKIKYDINELVLKIPKDYKAKEEMTLSVGLEEW
- a CDS encoding virulence RhuM family protein, which encodes MNKSNINLRIRNSTAEFLIYKSDNQDVKVDVLLHDENIWLTQEQMAQLFGKAKSTINEHIKNIFKDEELIESQVMQKFGNSEFQKKQTNYYNLDTIISVGYRVKSIQGIRFRQWATKRLQEYIIKGFTMDDERLKNPQQQFGKDYFKEQLERIKDIRSSERRFYQQITDIYSECSIDYDKNSQYTNNFFATVQNKLHWAIATQTASEIIYSRANHEKNNMGLSTWKNAPTGRIRKTDVIVAKNYLYEKELKSLNRIVTMYLDYAEDQAERNIPMTMKDWSQKLNAFLQFNERDILQNAGKVTAVIAKEFAISEFEKYKVIQDKSYKSDFDMLLQELDKDVR
- a CDS encoding ATP-dependent DNA helicase codes for the protein MNYLEDILQDLDKKQNIFLTGGAGVGKTTITREVIEHFENEAKKVAKLASTGMAATLINGQTLHSFLDLGIASSIEELEKSGKFLIKKKIKKLISSMSLIVIDEISMVSDTLMQMIKLRLNQADFKGCVLVVGDFLQLPPVVRGGGEVKFAFESESWNEFEFKKIELTHIYRTDDKKFIELLGSIRDGFVDEDIHNQLNEFIKPLPEDLGEFTFLFGKNISASRHNKKQLAYIDDELFVKVAQVIKHTKSVKDVEVDRFMSDSRIDKELELKIGAPVLFTRNSWNYFNGERGIIVNVEPNFVHVRKSDTKVVKLEVVAQSKSKWSEKSVDGQKEMLEVAQLSVYQFPIKLAFAITIHKSQGMSIEDLIIETNEIFAPSQFYVAISRTCNPKRLNLIAPTCQWHKIVFVNSKALGFVKTTQ
- a CDS encoding type II toxin-antitoxin system PemK/MazF family toxin, encoding MVNQYIPQKGDLVILTFDPSAGHEQQGRRPALIISNEVFNRHVGLAIACPITNTERNFPFHVNVDSDKLTGFIMTEQIKSIDYTARKVKFVEKVNDEVMAKVLGIVESVIFD
- a CDS encoding diguanylate cyclase, which translates into the protein MKRILIVQDNQTLAKLIARKISISLKYEVDIAYKLSEAKLFLKKYKYFLTILDINLPDTQEAQVVDYVLKTGHKVIVLSANIDKEFRKKILKKNIIDYINKSGVNDINYVIQTIQRLEKNQEHTILVVEDSMIFRKILKETLENLFFKVIAVNHGEEALGMLNENPDISLVLTDYNMPVMNGLELTKEIRKKYKKSELCVMVLSSSDDEETNAIFLKQGANDYIKKPYSKEEFFCRIHNSIEALENIQFITNYANRDVLTGLYNHRYFYKHMKEYSQDAKVSGEQFAVGIVNIDNFKEIEKKFGQDISDEAIINLSEILRTKTNYRDFVARFEGEEFCIILKNINRYSATDIFERLRQEVEKSGFTTKNNDYIKCTVSIGVSLHTEDNLEETISQADMMLLQAQQNGKNQVVFD